In Deltaproteobacteria bacterium, the DNA window CGATCACGCGGCGGAGGTCCGACGCGGCGACCGGCTTCATCAGGTAGCCCGCGACGCCGAGCTCGCGGCAGCGCGCCGACTCGCCCTGCTCGCCGGCCGAGGTCAGCATGATGAGCGAGCCGCAGACCAGGTCCGGATCCTTCTTGATCCGCTCCGCGACGCCGAAGCCGTCGAGCCCCGGCATGTGGCCGTCGAGCAGCACGAGGTCGAAGGGGCTCTCCGCCTTCGCGGCGCGCCGGACCGCGATCAGCGCCGACGGCCCGTCCTCCACGCTCTGCGGCAGCATGCCCCAGCCGCGCGTCCGCTCTTCGAGGATGCGGCGGTTGGTCGCGTTGTCGTCGACGATCAGCACCGAGAGCCCGCACATGTCGGCCGGATCGCTCTCGGTCGCCTCCTCGCTGCAGCCGAAGCGCGCGGTGAAGTGGAACGTGCTGCCCTGGCCCGCGACGCTCTCGACCCAGATGCGGCCGCCCATCATGCCGACGAGTTGGGTGCAGATCGCGAGTCCGAGGCCGGTGCCGCCGTACTTCCGGCAGGTGGAGCCGTCGGCCTGCGTGAAGGCCTCGAAGATGAGCCGCTGCTTGTCGGCCGGAATGCCGATGCCCGTGTCCGACACCTCGAAGTGGAGCGCCACCTCGCTCTCGGTGTGCACGGCGACGCGTACGCCGACCGCGATCTCGCCGCGGTCCGTGAACTTGATGGCGTTGCCGACGAGGTTGAGGATGATCTGCCGGAGCCGGCTCGGGTCGCCGATGATCGCGTCCGGCACGTCGGGCGCGACGTGGCACACGAGCTCGAGATCCTTCTGGTGGGCCCGCAGCGCCAGCGTCTTCACCGAGCGCTCGAGATGCTCGCGGAGCCCGAAGGGCGTCCGCTCGAGGTCGAGCTTGCCGGCTTCGATCTTCGAGAAGTCGAGGATGTCGTTCAGGAGCGCCAGGAGCGCGTCGGCCGACGACTTCGCGAGCTCGAGGTACTCGCGCTGCTCGCCGGTGAGCTCGGTCTCGAGCGCGAGCTCGGTCGCCCCGAGGACGCCGTTCATCGGCGTCCGGATCTCGTGGCTCATGTTGGCGAGGAACTCGGACTTGAGGCGCGACGCCTCGAGCGCCGCCTCGCGCGCCTCGACGAGCTCGGCGAGCCGGCGCTGCCGCTCGGTCTCGTCGACGGCCGCCTGCCTGGTGAGGCTTCGCCCGTAGTAGATCGCGCCGAAGATCATCAGCACGACGAAGAGCGCGAGCACGAGCTCGCGTTGCTGGACGAGGCCGGCCGCGGCGAGCTCGCGCTGGAAGAGGACGTCCTGCACGTCGCGCACGTGCTGCTCGAGCGCGCTGAAGGCCTCCTGCACGGTCGCGAAGCGGCGGTGCATGCCGGCCATGAGCGGCGCCGCCTTCTCGGGCGCCTCGATCGAGAAATACGAGAACGTCATGTTGGCCTCGGAGGCCATGGCGTTCATCGCGGTGCGGATCGCGTCGAGATCGTGCAGGAGCGTCAGCACCTCCGGCGTGCCGCCGGCCCTCTCGAGATCGGTGCGGGCCGCGTCCCACGCGTCGTCGAACTCACGCCGCGCCTTGCGGAGCCGAACGGTCTCGCCGCGCGGGTCCTTGGAGTCGAAGACGTCGTTCGCCGGCGCGTTCACCGCCGCGGCGAGCTCGCGCAGCTGCGCGTAGGTCGCGAGGCGCTCCGCCCACTGCCGGTTCACGTCGAGCGACCCGCGGTGCATGTCGACGAGGTGGTGGTTGAGCGTGAGCCCGACCAGGACCGTCAGGATGTCGAACGCGGCGAAGAGCACGTAGAGCATCGGCAATCGCCGTTGCTCGACGGTCTCGCCGGGCGCGGCCGCGGTCGTCTTCGGCTCGTCGGTCTTCTGCAACGTTCCCTGCCTCGCGAAGGGCGCGAAATCTCCGCCAGGGAAATCAGCAAACGCTATGCCGCGAGGGGTCGAACGAAATGCCGTACGGCCGACGTGGAAGCGCGCCGCGGGACGTTACAATTGCGCGGCTTCGACACTCTGGTGACTCTCGCGCGGGGCCGAAGGCCGCCGGATCGTGCTCGACGGGGCGCCCGGAGCGGGCGCGGCGCCATGCGCTTTCGCAGAGCGCGGCGCGACGGGCCCGCGCGTCGCGCTCCGGAGGCGCGGCTCAGGCGAGCGCGGTCGCCGGGCCGTTCGCCGCGGGCCGTCCGCCGGCGCGCTCGCCGGGGGACACCTCCGCCACGTGCTGGAGCTCGCGAAACGCCTCTTCCACCGCGGCGACGAAGTCGTGGACGTCCGGTACGAGGTCCCAGTCGGCGTTGAAGCCCCAGCAGAGCTTCCCCGCGTAGCTGAAGAGCACGATGCCGAGCCCGAGGTAGTCGGTGAGCGGCACCTGCCCGTAGTTGTCGAGCATCTTGGCGCCGAGGAGATAGAGCGGTACCTGCGGTCCCGGCACGTTCGTCACGACGAGATTGAAGGGCAGGGCCCGCGTCATCATGCTGCTCGCGAGCGAGAGCAGCGTCGACGGCGTCCACTCGGCGACCCGCGACAGCATCTCGGCACCGAGCGCCTGCTTC includes these proteins:
- a CDS encoding response regulator; this encodes MLYVLFAAFDILTVLVGLTLNHHLVDMHRGSLDVNRQWAERLATYAQLRELAAAVNAPANDVFDSKDPRGETVRLRKARREFDDAWDAARTDLERAGGTPEVLTLLHDLDAIRTAMNAMASEANMTFSYFSIEAPEKAAPLMAGMHRRFATVQEAFSALEQHVRDVQDVLFQRELAAAGLVQQRELVLALFVVLMIFGAIYYGRSLTRQAAVDETERQRRLAELVEAREAALEASRLKSEFLANMSHEIRTPMNGVLGATELALETELTGEQREYLELAKSSADALLALLNDILDFSKIEAGKLDLERTPFGLREHLERSVKTLALRAHQKDLELVCHVAPDVPDAIIGDPSRLRQIILNLVGNAIKFTDRGEIAVGVRVAVHTESEVALHFEVSDTGIGIPADKQRLIFEAFTQADGSTCRKYGGTGLGLAICTQLVGMMGGRIWVESVAGQGSTFHFTARFGCSEEATESDPADMCGLSVLIVDDNATNRRILEERTRGWGMLPQSVEDGPSALIAVRRAAKAESPFDLVLLDGHMPGLDGFGVAERIKKDPDLVCGSLIMLTSAGEQGESARCRELGVAGYLMKPVAASDLRRVI